In the genome of Leishmania braziliensis MHOM/BR/75/M2904 contig, possible fusion of chromosomes 20 and 34, one region contains:
- a CDS encoding putative myosin IB heavy chain, translating into MAFDYKQRETVGVEDLVLLPQISDKAIAENLSARHREDLIYTNIGSVLLVVNPFKEIKGLYNDAHMQFYRHSGRLGGVRYALSEGQEPGDAALGGPHIFALAENTYRSMVSEEENQCIIISGESGAGKTEASKQIMQYISAVSGNTKDMQRVKRIILESNPLLEAFGNAKTLRNDNSSRFGKFLEIYFDGCGGPVGGHLSHFLLEKSRVSSQQVGESNFHIFYQVCAGAAAELHGDGSGLGSSREGAGSGRKVSAAAGGYDDNDHTGNATITWREVFQEMRMQREDSSSSVGQSKAFASSSRFSSHYLWKFLRPSLGSGQHSEELTSRTGINDLCGWRETLSAMEAMGMPAQDQVSVIRVLCLVLHLGELEFVAPEEGGALAAGQHPCIVSNPEELAFVAEKLGVDTAALLKALTWRKLQMGATEVVFSPLDVQQCRSTRDALAKVLYEGVFEFIVSSVNTAFGDAHHALMLGVLDIYGFEIFTKNGFEQFCINYVNEKLQQIFIELTLRVEQEEYVREHIPWETIKYFDNQVVCDLIESERPPGLFAIMDDVCVTMAKEEESVADRKLLDKLDMVYSSHPNFLRSERGFIIKHYAGDVEYNTDGFVGRNKDRLGADVVEVLAKSQVDFLLEILTEVLADGLAAVSPSTGAGGARRAYTTAGFKIRQQAADLVRTLKQCTPHYVRTIKSNDAKRADFFDEARVLHQVKYLGLLENVRVRRAGYSYRQHFDKFLKRFKYTCPSTYPRPFRGTDKAACEAILAYLQNEQGVLPLNSFAIGTRKVFIRQPEHVLALEQSREAAFHALSVSIQRAWRHYTQCRQLQRLKTKLDRTYTRHCKVRRADSVFRAYEGIYVETDAVVAVPSPAAGGGTSAVPRALSNRLTVALDAILQFDPIGSAWRSFWTQGEAGQPRRKFFLNALTHEMVWERPRELDPPRVVFSCTVDRVVNWATAETAKELIFLTTHDVLYVVRETPKPSQSAVTSEKHVKRAAAAAKEQRSIAMTLTPCFTLQKRIDLRLLTQVAVTTMADTVLVVRVLPMQAPYRTVIDTIKTKTGPLKCEACNRVATAALRRANCPSCGRLCCVRHCLTHARPLPTITGQATLVRVCPACVVGEPLEPVEDMVLLTSYKTELAGTLCARYQECMGNPLPFFVSDSIAFFKWTPAAPPAKVKHTRRATKVSASGGGEGGEEAQSLVIGGSYEVMLTCTVTDDPLTNDTVLIGAAPPAPLTTAASVDARTGTKATKKSKGEFDGETAYTVPPGTPPVLRVVAPRGITGEQIRRMEAIREERRKVAAARRRQEEEEERLREAQREREREAEHQRVVQERKKAKAAEAARMETERATRERAAAERREEAARLVVERARRG; encoded by the coding sequence ATGGCATTCGACTACAAGCAGCGTGAGACGGTCGGCGTCGAGGATCTTGTGCTCCTCCCGCAAATCAGCGACAAGGCAATCGCTGAGAACCTCTCTGCCCGTCATCGCGAGGATCTGATCTACACAAACATCGGCTCCGTGCTGCTTGTGGTGAACCCTTTCAAGGAGATTAAAGGCCTCTACAATGATGCGCATATGCAGTTCTACAGGCACAGCGGCCGGCTGGGCGGCGTGCGCTACGCGCTGTCTGAGGGACAGGAGCCCGGCGACGCCGCTCTTGGCGGACCGCATATCTTCGCCTTGGCAGAGAACACGTACCGCAGCATGGtgtcggaggaggagaaccaGTGTATCATCATCTCCGGTGAATCAGGCGCCGGCAAAACAGAAGCATCGAAGCAGATCATGCAATATATCTCCGCCGTCTCTGGCAACACGAAGGACATGCAGCGGGTGAAGCGCATCATTCTCGAGTCCAACCCTCTACTGGAGGCGTTCGGCAATGCGAAGACGCTGCGCAACGACAACAGCTCACGCTTTGGCAAGTTCCTTGAGATTTATTTTGACGGCTGTGGTGGCCCCGTTGGCGGCCACCTCTCGCACTTTTTGCTGGAGAAGTCACGTGTATCGAGTCAACAGGTGGGGGAGAGTAACTTCCATATCTTCTACCAGGTGTGCGCTGGCGCGGCTGCTGAGCTGCACGGGGACGGCAGCGGATTAGGGTCGTCAAGAGAAGGAGCGGGGAGTGGACGGAAggtttctgctgctgcgggtggcTACGATGACAACGATCACACCGGTAATGCTACTATCACCTGGCGCGAGGTGTTTCAAGAGATGCGCATGCAAAGGGAAgacagtagcagcagcgttgGCCAGTCGAAggccttcgcctcctcctctcggtTTTCATCGCATTATCTATGGAAGTTTCTTCGCCCATCTTTGGGGTCTGGGCAGCACAGCGAGGAGTTAACGTCTCGCACCGGCATCAACGACTTGTGCGGCTGGCGTGAGACACTCAGTGCGATGGAGGCGATGGGGATGCCTGCGCAGGATCAGGTGTCCGTCATAAGGGTTCTGTGTCTGGTGCTGCACCTCGGGGAGCTTGAGTTTGTGGCGCCGGAGGAGGGCGGGGCTCTGGCGGCGGGGCAGCACCCGTGCATCGTTTCGAATCCTGAGGAGCTTGCGTTTGTTGCGGAGAAGCTCGGTGTCGatacagcggcgctgctgaaggcgCTGACGTGGCGGAAGCTGCAGATGGGCGCGACAGAGGTGGTCTTCTCCCCACTCGATGTGCAGCAGTGTCGGAGTACTCGCGATGCCCTGGCGAAAGTACTTTACGAGGGCGTCTTTGAGTTCATCGTCAGCTCTGTGAACACCGCCTTCGGCGATGCCCATCACGCTCTCATGCTTGGCGTGCTCGATATTTATGGCTTCGAGATTTTCACAAAGAACGGATTTGAGCAGTTCTGCATTAACTACGTGaacgagaagctgcagcagatcTTCATTGAGCTGACGCTGCGAGTGGAGCAGGAAGAATACGTACGGGAACACATACCGTGGGAGACCATCAAGTACTTTGACAACCAAGTCGTGTGCGACCTGATTGAGAGCGAGCGTCCGCCAGGCCTGTTCGCGATCATGGACGATGTGTGCGTCACCAtggcgaaggaagaggagtcGGTGGCGGACCGCAAGTTGCTGGACAAGCTGGATATGGTGTACAGCAGCCACCCGAACTTTTTGCGCAGCGAGCGCGGCTTCATCATCAAACACTACGCTGGCGATGTCGAGTACAACACCGATGGTTTCGTTGGCCGGAACAAGGATCGGCTCGGCGCCGACGTGGTTGAGGTGCTGGCGAAGAGTCAGGTTGATTTCTTACTAGAGATACTGACGGAGGTGTTGGCGGACGGcttggcggcggtgtcacCGTCTACCGGGGCCGGTGGAGCTCGTCGTGCCTACACCACAGCCGGCTTCAAGATTCGCCAGCAGGCTGCGGACCTCGTGCGCACATTGAAGCAGTGCACTCCCCATTACGTGCGCACTATCAAGTCCAACGACGCCAAGCGGGCCGACTTCTTCGACGAGGCGCGGGTGCTGCACCAGGTGAAGTACCTCGGTCTTCTGGAGAACGTGCGGGTGCGTAGGGCGGGCTACAGCTACCGGCAGCACTTTGACAAGTTCCTCAAGCGATTCAAGTACACGTGCCCGAGCACCTATCCACGGCCCTTTCGTGGCACCGACAAGGCGGCGTGCGAGGCCATCCTCGCCTACCTGCAGAACGAACAAGGAGTGCTGCCACTCAACTCCTTTGCAATTGGCACCAGAAAGGTCTTCATTCGACAGCCGGAGCATGTGTTGGCGTTGGAGCAGAGCCGCGAAGCCGCTTTTCACGCCCTGTCGGTGTCTATTCAACGCGCGTGGCGGCACTACACGCAGTGCAGgcagctccagcgcctcAAGACGAAGCTGGACCGCACTTACACGCGGCACTGCAAAGTGCGCCGTGCTGACAGTGTCTTCCGTGCCTACGAAGGTATCTACGTTGAGACGGACGCCGTGGTGGCCGTGCCGAGCCCGGCCGCAGGtggcggcaccagcgcagtGCCACGTGCGCTCTCCAACCGACTCACGGTGGCCCTCGACGCCATCCTGCAGTTTGACCCCATCGGCAGTGCGTGGCGCTCCTTCTGGACCCAGGGTGAGGCAGGCCAACCCCGCAGGAAGTTCTTCTTGAACGCTCTTACCCACGAGATGGTTTGGGAGCGACCACGTGAGCTGGACCCTCCGCGCGTTGTCTTCTCTTGCACTGTAGACCGTGTTGTCAACTGGGCCACCGCGGAAACCGCCAAGGAGCTCATTTTTCTGACAACACACGACGTGCTGTACGTAGTGCGCGAGACACCGAAGCCCTCGCAGTCAGCTGTTACTAGCGAAAAGCACGTCAAGCgtgcggccgccgcggcaaaGGAGCAGCGTTCCATTGCCATGACGCTGACGCCATGTTTCACTCTCCAGAAACGCATCGACCTGCGTCTTCTCACACAGGTGGCAGTCACAACGATGGCCGACacggtgctggtggtgcgtgtgctgccTATGCAGGCGCCGTACCGCACCGTCATTGATACAATCAAGACGAAGACAGGGCCGTTAAAATGCGAGGCGTGCAACCGCGTtgccacagcggcgctgcgccgcgctaACTGCCCGAGCTGTGGCCGGCTATGCTGCGTCCGGCACTGTCTGACTCATGCGCGTCCACTGCCTACAATCACTGGGCAGGCGACCCTGGTGCGAGTCTGCCCCGCCTGCGTGGTAGGGGAGCCGCTGGAACCGGTCGAGGAcatggtgctgctgacgagCTACAAGACGGAACTTGCCGGGACGCTCTGCGCGCGTTACCAGGAATGCATGGGCAACCCACTGCCATTTTTTGTGTCCGACAGCATTGCATTCTTCAAGTGgacgcctgcagcgccaccagcgaaggtgaagcacacgcgccgcgccaccaAAGTCTCGGCGAGCGGGGGTGGTGAAGGTGGTGAGGAAGCCCAATCCTTGGTGATTGGTGGCTCGTACGAGGTGATGCTGACGTGCACGGTCACGGATGACCCGCTGACAAACGACACGGTGCTCAttggcgctgcaccaccagcCCCTCTGACGACTGCTGCCTCGGTGGACGCCCGTACAGGCACAAAGGCCACGAAGAAAAGCAAGGGGGAGTTCGATGGCGAGACAGCATACACCGTGCCACCTGGCACACCGCCCGTTCTGAGAGTGGTTGCGCCGCGCGGCATCACGGGAGAGCAGATTCGACGTATGGAAGCCATCCGCGAAGAGCGTCGAAAagttgcggcggcgcgcaggcgtcaagaggaagaagaagagcgcctGCGCGAAGCGCAGCGGGAGCGCGAGCGTGAGGCTGAACACCAGCGAGTTGTGCAGGAGCGCAAGAAAGCAAAGGCTGCCGAGGCAGCCCGCATGGAGACTGAGCGTGCTACTCGCGAAagggctgctgcggagcgCCGTGAGGAGGCCGCTCGCCTTGTGGTGGAGCGCGCACGACGAGGATAG
- a CDS encoding putative uracil phosphoribosyltransferase yields the protein MFPGHLHLLPQTPQLHFLFTVIRNVETPRTDFVFYSERIMRLILEAALCMIPVKPFNVITPTGAVYKGVRPDDRGIIGVSIMRAGESMERVLREMCRGVRIGKILVQRDEASAEKVPDARFSYTKVPKDVASRRVLLLDPMCATGGSVIKATEILINEYGVDEENIIFLNVISAPAGLRKYLGQFPKVQIVTAAIDDDLDENMHILPGLGDFGDRYFGTIEG from the coding sequence ATGTTCCCCGGGCACCTTCATCTGCTGCCGCAGACGCCGCAGCTTCACTTCCTCTTCACTGTAATTCGCAACGTGGAGACGCCGCGTACGGACTTTGTTTTCTACTCAGAGCGCATCATGCGCCTCATCCTtgaggcggcgctgtgcaTGATCCCTGTGAAACCGTTTAATGTCATCACGCCAACAGGTGCTGTGTACAAGGGCGTGCGCCCGGACGACCGCGGCATCATCGGCGTCTCCATCATGCGCGCTGGTGAGTCGATGGAGCGTGTGCTGCGTGAAATGTGCCGTGGTGTACGTATCGGAAAGATCCTTGTCCAGCGCGACGAGGCGAGCGCCGAGAAGGTCCCCGATGCACGCTTCAGCTACACAAAGGTGCCGAAGGATGTAGCCTCGcgccgcgtgctgctgctagaCCCCATGTGCGCCACCGGTGGAAGCGTCATCAAGGCGACGGAGATCCTGATCAATGAGTACGGCGTGGACGAGGAGAACATCATCTTCTTGAACGTTATCTCCGCCCCGGCAGGCCTCAGGAAGTACCTCGGTCAATTCCCCAAGGTTCAGATTGTGACCGCGGCCATCGACGACGACTTAGATGAGAACATGCACATCCTGCCCGGCCTCGGTGACTTTGGCGACCGCTATTTCGGCACGATTGAGGGCTAG